CTGCCGCGACAGCCTCGCTGCCCTGGCTGGCCTCGTTCCGGCTGCGGTTCGGCTCCGAGCGCGTCTGCTGCTCGGGTGCCGCTCGGCTGTGCCGACCCTGTTCCTGCCGCCCGCGCTCCCTTGGCGACTCGTCGCGTCGGGTCTGTGGTGGTCTGCTTTGGCTGCGGCGCTCGCCCGAATCGGCGGTGTGTCGCGGTTGCTGCGTGCGCGGCGCGGTCTCGGGCGCCGGGCGCTCGTCTGCGGGTGGCCTGTGGGTTGCAGGGACATCCGCTTCGGGCTGGCGCGGCGCAAAGAGCCCGGTCCAGATGCGTTTGAGCAGGCTTTCGGGCTCGCCGCGCTCCGCTTCGCGACGCACGGGTGTTTCGGGCTGGGGTGTCGGCGTCCAGCGTTGGGGGACCGGGGTCGCCGGCGAGACCTGCTTGACGGCCGGCTCCTCGGCCTGCACGGGTTGACCGAGCTTGGCGTAGAAGGGCGCGACCTTGGTCTCGGACGCTGCGGTCAGCTCGTAGCTCGACTGATCCGGGACGAGCTTGCCCGCGTCCTGGGTGCGTACGCGTTCGATCTGGTACTCAGGCGTTTCGAGTGCCTCGTTGGGCAGCAAGAGGACCTCGACGCCTTGGCGCTGCTCGATCTCCAGAATGCCGCGACGCTTCTCGTTGAGCAGGAAGGTCGCGACGCTCACCGGCAGCTGGGCGACGATGCGGTGGGTACTGTCCTTCATCGCCTCTTCTTCGACGATGCGCAGGATCGACAGCGCAAGCGACTCGACCCCGCGGACGGTCCCCTGACCCTTGCAGCGCGGGCAGACCTGCTGGCTCGACTCCCCGAGCGAGGGTCGCAGGCGCTGGCGCGACATCTCCAACAGACCGAAGCGCGAGATGCGGGCGACCTGCACCCGGGCGCGGTCGTGCTTGAGCGCGTCGCGCAGCCGATTCTCGACCTCGCGCTGGTTCTTCGGCGGCGTCATGTCGATGAAGTCGATGACGAAGAGTCCGCCCAGATCACGCAGACGCAGTTGGCGCGCGATCTCGTCGGCCGCTTCCAGGTTGGTGTTGAGCGCGGTCTCCTCGATATCGGCGCCCTTGGTGGCACGCGCCGAGTTGATGTCCACCGAGGTCAGCGCCTCGGTGTGGTCGATCACGATCGAGCCGCCGGAGGGCAGGCGCACCTCGCGCTGGAAGGCCGACTCGATCTGGCTCTCGATCTGATAGCGGGTGAAGAGCGGGACCTCGTCCTGGTAGAGCTTGAGCTTCTTCAGATTGCTCGGCATCACCTGGCGGATGAAGCTCTCGGCACGCTCGAAGACCGCCTTGTTGTCGATCAGGATCTCGCCGATGTCCACGCGCAGATAGTCGCGGATCGAACGGATGATGACGTCGCTCTCTTGATAGATGAGGAAGGGCGCCTTGCGGTCCTGCGCAGAGGTCTCGATCGCCTTCCAAAGCTGGAGCAGGTAGTCGAGGTCCCACTGGAGCTCCTCGACGTTCTTGCCCACGCCCGCGGTGCGCACGATCAAACCCATGTCTTCTGGGATCTCGAGCTGACTCATGGCGTCGCGCAGCTCGCTGCGATCCTGGCCCTCGATGCGTCGCGAGACCCCGCCGGCGCGCGGGTTATTGGGCATCAGCACCAGATAACGACCGGCCAGAGAGATGAAGGTGGTGAGTGCTGCCCCCTTGTTGCCGCGCTCTTCCTTGTCGATCTGAACGACGACCTCGCGGCCCTCGCGCACCGATTCCTTGATGCTGACGCGCGAGCCAGGTTTGACACTGTCGGGCTCGAAATAGGCCCGCGCGATCTCTTTGAGCGGGAGGAAGCCGTGCCGATCGGCACCGTAGTCGACGAAGGCGGCCTCGAGACTGGGCTCGACGCGGGTGATGATGCCTTTGTAGATGTTGGCCTTTTTCTGTTCTCGGCCGGGGGACTCGATATCGAGGTTGTAAAGCTGTTGACCGTCGACGGTCGCAACACGCAACTCTTCGGGCTGAGTTGCGTTGATCAGCATGCGTTTCATAGGGTTGTTTTCCGCACCACGACGCGTCTCCCGTCTGAGGGACTGCTCGCCGTGCGCCCCTGCAAACCTGCGGGCGGCTCGGCGTGTCGCCGTCGCGCCGACGAATCGGCCCGACGGCATCGACAGTGTCCGTTCAGACGGGCTCTCGGCCGATCCGGACGGGCACGCGCGTAGTCAGTAATGTTTTGTCGTCGACGAGCGCCCATTGGAGGCACTCGCACCTGATCGGCCCGCCCGGTTGGAGGGGGCCGATCTCGGGAGCGGCGAGGTCGGCGCCGGCTGCGCTGGTCTGCCGTCGTGCAGGGCGCGCGGCGCTCACAGGGTGTAGAATGCGCGGTCACCCGATAAAACGAGTCCGCGTCACCACTCGAGATCCCGCACATCGGCCTGCTCGGACATCGGATGCCGGCATGAGGGTCGGGGCCTTCCGAGCGGATGTGGCTCCACTCGCTCCGGCATCGTGACCGACCCTTGGCTGCGCTCGCCGCTCCGGGAAAAATCGCGTTTCCGCTGGCCAGCGCAAGCGTCCAAGTGTATCAGTAAACCTTATTTAGCATCAATTGAGCCACCCAGGCAGGCGCCATCATTCGTGAATCGACCTCATCCCCGTGCCGATCGCCGTCCGAACAAGCATGCCGCCGCCCGCGCAACAGGGGGGCGGGACGGCCTCCGGGGCCGCCCGGCTTCCGAGCGCGCCGGCCCCAAGAGCACTCCATCGAAGGGCTCTGAAGGCGTCGTCGCCGGTCCGAAACGCGCCGTCTTCCGAAGGGCTGACCCGAAGACGACCGGCCCCGGGAGTGGCGGACCCGGACGCACGCAGCCTAAGCGCTCCGGCCCGATGCCTGCGGTTGCCGAGCGTGCGCGTCCCGAGCCGGAGCTTCGGGATGATTCGTCCGTACGCGTGGTCTGCGTCGATGCCGAGTCCGACGGGCAGCGCATCGACAACTTTCTTCTGCGCCATCTCAAGGGCGTGCCGCGAAGCCACCTGTATCGGGTGATGCGTCGTGGCGAGGTGCGCGTCAACAAAGGTCGGGTCAAGGCCAGTCATCGGCTGCGCACGGGCGATCTGGTGCGCATCCCGCCGATGCGCACGGCCCTTGCGGAGACGCCCGTCCGGGTCCCTGTCTCGCGTCTCGCCCCGCTCGCGGAGGCGGTGCTCTACGAGGACGAGCGCCTTCTGGTCATCGACAAGCCCGCCGGCCTGGCCGTGCATGGCGGCAGCGGTCTGAGCTACGGCCTGATCGAATCGCTGCGCGAGCTGCGGCCCGGTCGCGAGCTGGAGCTGGTTCACCGTCTGGATCGCGACACCTCCGGCTGCATCCTCATCAGCAAGCGGCGCAGTGCATTGCGCGAGCTCCACGAGCTGATCCGCGAAGGCGCTATGGACAAGCGCTACATGGCCCTGATGATCGGGGAGCTGGAGCGCTCGAAGGTCGGTGTGGACGCACCGCTGAAGAAGAACGTGCTGCAGGGCGGCGAGCGGATGGTTCAAGTCGACCCGGAAGAGGGAAAACCGGCACGCACGGTGTTTCGACGTCTGGGACGCTTCCGCTCGGACGTCGGCGTGCTCACCCTGGTCGAAGCCGAGCTGATCACCGGGCGTACGCACCAGATCCGCGTCCATGCCGCTCATCTGGGAACCCCCTTGGCGGGCGACCCCAAATACGGCGACGAGAACGCGAATCGCGCCCTCAAGGCACTGGGATTGTCACGCTTGTTTTTGCACGCCTCCGCCTTGAGTTTTCAACTCGAAGCCGCCGATCGACCGCACCGTGTCGAGGCGCCCCTGCCCGATGACCTCGAGCATTTCCTGTCTGCCTTGGAGCCCGCCGCGTGACCTTCGACTTGATCGTGTTCGACTGGGACGGAACCCTGATGGATTCCGAGGCACGCATCGTCAATTGTCTTCAGGCGGCCTTCGGCGATCTCGGCCTTCCGCCGCCGGGCCGCGAGGCCGCGCGCGACGTCATCGGCCTGGGTCTCGACGAGGCCCTCTTGCGTCTGCATCCCGGAGCGGATCCGCAGATCCTCCGGGACTTGGTCACCGGCTACCGCCGCTATTTTCTCGAGATCGACGCGACGCCTTCGGTGCTCTTCGCCGGCGCTCGCGAGACCTTGAGTCAGCTGGCGGATTCGGGCTACCGCTTGGCCGTGGCCACGGGGAAGGGTCGCGTCGGACTCGACAAGGCACTCGTCGACACCGGTCTCGGCGGGCTCTTTCACGCGACCCGATGCGCCGACGAGACCTTGTCCAAGCCGAACCCGCAGATGTTGCTCGAGCTGATGGACGAGCTCGGCGCCGATGCCTCCGCCACGCTGATGATCGGCGACACCGAGTACGACATGCAGATGGCCATGAATGCCCGCACCAAGGCACTCGCCGTCTCCTACGGTGTCCATCCGGTCGAGCGTCTGATCACGCACTCCCCGCTGGACTGCATTCACGACATTGCAGCGCTGCCGGACTGGCTGACCGGATACGGTATGCGTTGAGCTGAGATCGCGGCGACTCGCTCGTCCGAGTGTCGCCGAGACCGAACGCCTAAACCGCGTCCACAGCGAGATATTCATTTTCGAGTGAGTTCGACGTTTGGTGCATCCACCCCACTTGGCGGGGACGCGGTTTAAAATAATCTATCTTTTAATCTCTTAAACCGCGCCGGCTCCAACAGTCGTCAAGTCTGCCGAGGTCGACCCCATCCATAAACACAGCAGACCGCGCCGGGCG
The sequence above is drawn from the Thiocapsa rosea genome and encodes:
- the rne gene encoding ribonuclease E translates to MKRMLINATQPEELRVATVDGQQLYNLDIESPGREQKKANIYKGIITRVEPSLEAAFVDYGADRHGFLPLKEIARAYFEPDSVKPGSRVSIKESVREGREVVVQIDKEERGNKGAALTTFISLAGRYLVLMPNNPRAGGVSRRIEGQDRSELRDAMSQLEIPEDMGLIVRTAGVGKNVEELQWDLDYLLQLWKAIETSAQDRKAPFLIYQESDVIIRSIRDYLRVDIGEILIDNKAVFERAESFIRQVMPSNLKKLKLYQDEVPLFTRYQIESQIESAFQREVRLPSGGSIVIDHTEALTSVDINSARATKGADIEETALNTNLEAADEIARQLRLRDLGGLFVIDFIDMTPPKNQREVENRLRDALKHDRARVQVARISRFGLLEMSRQRLRPSLGESSQQVCPRCKGQGTVRGVESLALSILRIVEEEAMKDSTHRIVAQLPVSVATFLLNEKRRGILEIEQRQGVEVLLLPNEALETPEYQIERVRTQDAGKLVPDQSSYELTAASETKVAPFYAKLGQPVQAEEPAVKQVSPATPVPQRWTPTPQPETPVRREAERGEPESLLKRIWTGLFAPRQPEADVPATHRPPADERPAPETAPRTQQPRHTADSGERRSQSRPPQTRRDESPRERGRQEQGRHSRAAPEQQTRSEPNRSRNEASQGSEAVAAADPTTRPETEEQTQARRDGETRSRRSGSRGRGRRSSGSSEGGRPTGEASRDQDTRGDEGSGEHSEGRQRSERHGDDTPTTSSDRAAAPSRGSRPEDHPLMIAPVGETAVQNGGAGATSTDSIDRGRPAGRAEDARLGEQPEGTDNASDDTSDPGAEPGQDGNAAPGGERPRSSRRRRGGRNRRRSSAGAETKEGAGDEGGSTEGASGPTADQMPPQPHDRQPAHAESTETDPKPREHRPDRRVREGAVVAQGESTRAEPRPDGDSSTEASMPSEPTTPIKHEAPASEPTAPIKHEAPSSEPTAPIKHEAPSSEPTAPIKHEAPSSEPTAPIKHETPASEPTATPIKHEAPASEPVTPVKHAAPTSEPTATLPRPAPVAETAEPRTPTEPSAGSGAYRDGTEGVLSERAASSGTDDRSTSRPEPVPPTPAAAAAPTSDPVEPKSGDAV
- a CDS encoding RluA family pseudouridine synthase, which encodes MPAVAERARPEPELRDDSSVRVVCVDAESDGQRIDNFLLRHLKGVPRSHLYRVMRRGEVRVNKGRVKASHRLRTGDLVRIPPMRTALAETPVRVPVSRLAPLAEAVLYEDERLLVIDKPAGLAVHGGSGLSYGLIESLRELRPGRELELVHRLDRDTSGCILISKRRSALRELHELIREGAMDKRYMALMIGELERSKVGVDAPLKKNVLQGGERMVQVDPEEGKPARTVFRRLGRFRSDVGVLTLVEAELITGRTHQIRVHAAHLGTPLAGDPKYGDENANRALKALGLSRLFLHASALSFQLEAADRPHRVEAPLPDDLEHFLSALEPAA
- a CDS encoding HAD-IA family hydrolase; protein product: MTFDLIVFDWDGTLMDSEARIVNCLQAAFGDLGLPPPGREAARDVIGLGLDEALLRLHPGADPQILRDLVTGYRRYFLEIDATPSVLFAGARETLSQLADSGYRLAVATGKGRVGLDKALVDTGLGGLFHATRCADETLSKPNPQMLLELMDELGADASATLMIGDTEYDMQMAMNARTKALAVSYGVHPVERLITHSPLDCIHDIAALPDWLTGYGMR